The DNA segment CGACGGTCATCGATGGCACCTACGGTGGCGGTGGGCACACACGTTTGCTTGCCGAGGTGTTGGCGGATGCAGAAACCGCGTCCGGCACACCACGTGTGATTGCGATCGATCGCGATCCCGCGGTGGTTCGTCGTGATGAACAGAAGGCTTGGATCCAAGACGATCCACGAATCGAATTGTTTCTTGGCAGCTACGAGAACTCGCCCAAAGCACTCGACGCCTTGGACCTCCCCCATGCAGATGCTTTGGTGCTGGACCTGGGTTTGTCCAGTGATCAACTGGCCGACCGAAACCGAGGGTTCACCTTCACGATCGAGGACGCGGAACTGGACCTGCGGTTCGATCCTGAAAACGGAGTCCCGGCTTATCGTTGGCTTCAACAACACAGCGAAAAAGAAATCGCCGACGCGATCTATCAATTTGGCGAAGAACGATTCAGTCGCCGCATCGCCAAACAGATCGTCTTGCGAGCCCGCGAGCGGAACCCGGTCACCAAAGTGGGCGAGCTGGTGGAGATCTGCCGTCGCTGTGTGCCTCGTTCACGCAACCACGATATCCATCCTGCCACGCGTACGTTTCAGGCTCTGCGGATCGCAGTCAATGACGAGCTTGGCGGTTTGACGCGAACCTTGCAGTCGGCACCTGACTGGATCGCCCCCGGTGGACGAGCCGTCATCATCAGCTTTCATTCGCTGGAAGACCGAATCGTCAAGAACGCGTTCCGAGAGGACGACCGCTGGGAAATCCTGACGCGAAAACCGCTGCGTCCCACCGACGAAGAGGTCCAAGCCAACCCTCGCAGCCGCAGCGCCAAACTCCGCGTCGCCCAGCGGGTGTAGCTTTCGCAGAATCACGGAGGTATCCAGGCGGCGTTTTTCGTTCGAGGTCTCGCCGCGAAAGGTTCGGTGTTGTGAAACGCATTCGTTCGCACAAGTTTTCATCCCGGTAGGGATGCCAATCGCAAACATTTCGCAGCCCAGGCCCGGCCGTTGAGGGCTGCCCGACGGAACAGTTGAGGACAACTGCTCTACTCTGAGGCTCGGCCTCTGTTCGCTTCGCTCATGCACCTGAGCCGCGTCACTCGCCGCGAGAAACGAGCCAGCCTTCTGGTGGCGGTGGCAGATCAAACGCGTTGTGATAATCACGCTGACGCAGTTCGATCCAAACCAATGTCTCTTCCGCGAGCGATTTGTTCGCCGGTGAAAAAGCCGACCGACGGACCGCTTCGGAAATGCGCTCCTTGGCCGTCGTGAAGTCTTGCCGGGCTGCCGCTGCGATCGACGTGTTGATCAGTGCCGCTGGGTTTCGGGGATGAGATTCCAACACTTGGTTCCAAACCTGTTCCGCCATCGGCCAATTGCCCGATCGAGCCAGTTCATTGCCGCGCCGAATCGCTCGGCTACCAGGCAACATGCGTGGGGAGGCCAACGCGACCTGTTGACGAACAACGCTGGCGGCCAACAATCGCTTGGTCTCTAGGATTGCTGCACGACGGGTCCGCTCCGCCACATCAGGAACATTCATCAGTTGCGGGTAGCGTTGTGAAATCAACGCTTCGTCCACCGTGATTGGCATCCCGGCGGATTTCGTGCCGGGCTGCAAACCGGTCAACCGCCAAGAAAGGCTGACTTTGTCTTCGCGTTCTTCGTGCCCGGTCGCTTGCAAAATCTCGCCATGCAACAAGTATTGCAGTCCCTGGCGTCGAGCGGCGGAACTGACCGCCATGTCACTCGGTTCTTCCTCGAACCCCGAGACCAGCCGAATGGTTGCCACCCCCTCCAATTGATCCGCTGCGATCAATTGCC comes from the Rhodopirellula islandica genome and includes:
- the rsmH gene encoding 16S rRNA (cytosine(1402)-N(4))-methyltransferase RsmH; translation: MTASQPEDRTDQVSETSSAEAAPAETEHVSVMPNEIVQWVREINPTTVIDGTYGGGGHTRLLAEVLADAETASGTPRVIAIDRDPAVVRRDEQKAWIQDDPRIELFLGSYENSPKALDALDLPHADALVLDLGLSSDQLADRNRGFTFTIEDAELDLRFDPENGVPAYRWLQQHSEKEIADAIYQFGEERFSRRIAKQIVLRARERNPVTKVGELVEICRRCVPRSRNHDIHPATRTFQALRIAVNDELGGLTRTLQSAPDWIAPGGRAVIISFHSLEDRIVKNAFREDDRWEILTRKPLRPTDEEVQANPRSRSAKLRVAQRV
- a CDS encoding tetratricopeptide repeat protein; translated protein: MGISGPDEWAEPIEEALLSDPPSRWQLIAADQLEGVATIRLVSGFEEEPSDMAVSSAARRQGLQYLLHGEILQATGHEEREDKVSLSWRLTGLQPGTKSAGMPITVDEALISQRYPQLMNVPDVAERTRRAAILETKRLLAASVVRQQVALASPRMLPGSRAIRRGNELARSGNWPMAEQVWNQVLESHPRNPAALINTSIAAAARQDFTTAKERISEAVRRSAFSPANKSLAEETLVWIELRQRDYHNAFDLPPPPEGWLVSRGE